One segment of Nothobranchius furzeri strain GRZ-AD chromosome 13, NfurGRZ-RIMD1, whole genome shotgun sequence DNA contains the following:
- the bace2 gene encoding beta-secretase 2, whose translation MIFISLSAWAFTFSFFFGVSKCYFSIPLKIYPGQYNVSADGDLPPLRLVALKSDGNDLSLASDPTGTVNFLDMVSNLQGDSGRGYYIEMSIGTPGQKLNILVDTGSSNFAVAAAPHPFITHYFNTKLSSTYRSSGRPVGVRYTQGNWEGELGIDVVSIPKGPDGTIIINIAAILSSDGFFLPGINWQGILGLAYPTLSRPDSSVEPFFNSVVKQLGIPDMFSLQMCGAGLSASSAADPPAGSLIMGGVEPTLYRGSLWYTPIVEEWYYQVEVLKLEVGDQNLNLDCREYNTDKAIVDSGTTLLRLPVNVFNAVVEAITSSSLIQEFSSGFWDGTKLACWMKGETPWKFFPKLSIYLRATNTSQSFRITILPQLYVQPITDVDGTLSCFRFGLSSSANGLVIGATVMEGFYVAFDRAQKRLGFALSSCAVSGGAALSEIAGPFPAADVAADCSGRLLKEPILWVISYALMAVCTVILIGLLLALLLPCRCRGGSEEITDESSLVRHRIK comes from the exons ATGATCTTCATTTCTCTTTCAGCGTGGGCATttacttttagttttttctttgGCGTGTCAAAATGCTACTTTTCCATTCCGCTGAAGATATACCCGGGGCAGTACAACGTCTCCGCGGATGGAGACTTGCCTCCTCTTCGACTCGTAGCTTTAAAGTCTGATGGGAACGATCTCTCTTTGGCCTCTGACCCAACTGGGACTGTCAACTTTCTGGATATGGTCAGCAACTTGCAAGGGGACTCTGGAAGAGGCTACTACATAGAAATGTCGATCGGTACACCTGGCCAAAAG CTGAACATCCTGGTGGATACCGGCAGCAGTAACTTTGCTGTGGCTGCAGCTCCACACCCATTCATTACTCACTACTTCAACACTAAACT CTCCAGCACCTACCGGTCGTCCGGTCGACCTGTAGGTGTCAGGTACACCCAGGGAAACTGGGAAGGTGAGCTGGGAATTGATGTCGTCTCCATCCCAAAAGGCCCAGATggaaccatcatcatcaacattgcaGCCATCTTGTCATCCGACGGCTTTTTTCTCCCTGGAATCAACTGGCAAGGCATCCTGGGATTGGCCTATCCCACGTTGTCACGG CCGGACTCATCCGTGGAGCCCTTCTTTAACTCTGTGGTGAAGCAGCTCGGAATTCCCGACATGTTTTCCCTCCAGATGTGTGGTGCTGGTCTGTCGGCCAGCAGCGCTGCAGATCCTCCGGCTGGCAGTCTC ATAATGGGCGGAGTTGAGCCGACTCTGTATCGGGGGTCCCTGTGGTACACCCCTATAGTCGAGGAGTGGTACTACCAGGTGGAGGTTTTGAAGCTGGAGGTTGGAGACCAGAATCTGAACCTTGACTGTAGAGAG TATAACACGGATAAAGCCATCGTTGACAGTGGGACGACACTGCTGAGACTTCCTGTCAATGTCTTCAATGCGGTGGTGGAAGCCATCACGAGCAGCTCTCTG ATCCAAGAGTTCTCTTCAGGATTCTGGGACGGCACCAAGCTTGCATGCTGGATGAAGGGAGAAACTCCCTGGAAGTTTTTCCCAAAGCTGTCCATCTACCTACGAGCCACCAACACCAGCCAGTCCTTCCGCATCACCATCCTGCCTCAG CTTTACGTCCAGCCTATCACCGACGTGGACGGCACGCTGTCCTGCTTCCGTTTCGGGTTGTCCTCCTCGGCCAACGGCCTGGTGATTGGTGCCACTGTAATGGAAGGTTTTTACGTGGCGTTCGACCGGGCTCAGAAGAGACTGGGCTTCGCTCTCAGCAGCTGTGCAG TGAGCGGCGGAGCGGCCCTCTCGGAGATCGCTGGACCCTTCCCAGCTGCAGACGTGGCTGCTGACTGCTCAGGCAGGTTGTTGAAGGAGCCCATCCTGTGGGTTATCTCCTACGCCCTGATGGCGGTCTGCACCGTGATCCTCATCGGGCTGCTGCTAGCGCTGCTGCTGCCCTGCAGGTGCAGAGGTGGCTCTGAGGAGATCACAGACGAGTCCTCACTGGTGCGACATCGCATCAAGTGA